One window of Candidatus Tokpelaia hoelldoblerii genomic DNA carries:
- the hutF gene encoding Formiminoglutamate deiminase (bhsal12650) — protein MQKILAHALLTDDGWHRDIVLSHDNGMITGLEDDSGKQTYDCAADVLVAGMPNLHSHAFQRAMAGFAERRGATPDSFWSWRKEMYRLALSMTPQQVEAVAAQLYMEMLEAGFTRVGEFHYLHHDGNGRPYADMGEMAGRIAAAAAQTGINLTLLPVFYAHAGFGGKPADDGQKRFINTPESFARLLEACQTHLAPLANAVLGIAPHSLRAVTKEELAAILPLAKQAPVHIHIAEQIKEVEDCLAATGQRPVEWLLDHAPVDERWCLIHATHMTETETVNIAKSGAVAGLCPITEANLGDGIFNALPYLAHNGAYGIGSDSNVCIAVNEELRQFEYSVRLDTHMRNAVARPDSSNGRVLFDGARAGGARALGAASPLAVGSPADLVALNLQGQDWIRQDAILDSWIFAGNIAVDSVWVAGRQVVHNGRHKARDTINRHFGTAMRQLFAS, from the coding sequence ATGCAAAAAATTCTGGCGCACGCCCTGTTAACGGATGATGGCTGGCACAGGGATATTGTCCTGTCCCATGACAACGGCATGATAACCGGCCTGGAGGATGACAGCGGCAAACAAACCTACGATTGCGCGGCCGATGTCCTTGTTGCCGGCATGCCCAATCTGCACAGCCATGCCTTTCAGCGCGCCATGGCCGGCTTTGCCGAGCGGCGCGGCGCAACCCCCGACAGTTTCTGGAGCTGGCGCAAGGAAATGTACCGGCTGGCGCTTTCCATGACACCGCAACAGGTGGAAGCTGTCGCCGCCCAACTTTACATGGAAATGCTGGAAGCAGGCTTTACCCGTGTCGGCGAATTTCACTATCTCCACCATGACGGGAACGGCAGGCCTTATGCCGATATGGGCGAAATGGCCGGGCGAATCGCCGCCGCAGCCGCGCAGACCGGCATCAATCTCACCCTGCTGCCGGTTTTCTATGCCCATGCCGGTTTTGGCGGCAAACCCGCCGATGACGGGCAGAAACGTTTTATCAACACGCCGGAAAGCTTTGCCCGTTTGCTGGAAGCCTGCCAGACGCACCTTGCCCCGCTTGCCAATGCCGTGCTCGGCATTGCCCCTCACAGCCTGCGCGCTGTCACAAAGGAAGAACTTGCAGCCATTCTGCCGCTGGCAAAACAGGCGCCGGTGCATATTCACATTGCCGAGCAGATCAAGGAGGTGGAAGATTGCCTGGCCGCGACAGGGCAGCGGCCGGTTGAATGGCTGCTTGACCACGCGCCGGTTGATGAACGCTGGTGCCTTATCCACGCCACCCATATGACGGAAACGGAAACGGTCAATATAGCGAAAAGCGGCGCGGTCGCAGGGCTGTGCCCGATAACGGAAGCCAATCTGGGCGACGGGATTTTCAATGCCCTGCCTTATCTCGCCCATAACGGCGCCTATGGTATCGGCTCGGACTCCAATGTATGTATTGCGGTGAATGAAGAATTGCGCCAGTTTGAATATTCTGTCCGCCTTGACACACACATGCGCAATGCTGTCGCCCGGCCTGACAGCTCCAACGGGCGTGTTTTGTTTGACGGCGCGCGGGCTGGCGGCGCGCGGGCCCTGGGGGCGGCCAGTCCTCTGGCTGTCGGCAGCCCGGCCGATCTTGTCGCGCTCAACCTTCAGGGGCAGGACTGGATCAGGCAGGACGCCATCCTTGACAGCTGGATTTTTGCCGGTAACATCGCGGTCGATTCTGTCTGGGTAGCGGGCAGGCAGGTTGTCCATAACGGCCGCCACAAAGCGCGCGACACCATCAACAGGCACTTTGGCACAGCCATGCGCCAGCTTTTCGCCTCATAA